Proteins encoded by one window of Cyclobacteriaceae bacterium:
- the galE gene encoding UDP-glucose 4-epimerase GalE: MKKTGGKILVTGGAGYIGAHTVVELINSGYEPVIVDNLSASDKTLLAGIQQITGKAISFHQGDCRDKNFLQFVFKTQGPFTCVMHFAAFKSVGESVQKPLRYHQNNVGSLLTLLEVMEENGVKDIIFSSSCTVYGQPDTIPVDERAPFKRAESPYGATKQICERILEDVHHTGTRIISLRYFNPIGAHPSGLIGELPIGVPNNLVPFITQTAIGLRKKLTVFGNDYNTPDGSCVRDFIHVMDLAEVHVKALQYLANDSRKNVYDVFNVGTGKGASVLELVNTFIRATGAKLPFVIGPRRPGDVEKVYADPTRVNNALKWEARYSMEDGLKHAWAWEQKLHKSQ, from the coding sequence ATGAAAAAAACTGGCGGCAAAATTTTAGTAACAGGTGGTGCGGGATACATTGGTGCGCATACCGTAGTAGAGTTAATCAACTCCGGTTACGAACCTGTAATTGTTGATAACCTTTCCGCCAGCGATAAAACCTTGCTTGCCGGTATTCAACAAATAACCGGTAAAGCCATTAGCTTTCATCAGGGCGATTGCCGCGACAAGAACTTTCTTCAATTCGTATTTAAAACACAAGGTCCGTTTACGTGCGTGATGCACTTTGCTGCGTTTAAGTCTGTAGGCGAATCTGTGCAAAAGCCTTTGCGCTATCATCAAAACAATGTAGGTTCTTTGCTTACGCTGTTGGAAGTAATGGAAGAAAACGGAGTAAAGGATATTATCTTCTCTTCATCCTGCACCGTATATGGTCAACCCGATACCATTCCGGTTGATGAACGTGCTCCCTTTAAACGTGCTGAATCGCCATACGGTGCTACCAAGCAAATCTGCGAACGTATTCTGGAAGATGTGCATCATACGGGCACTCGCATCATTTCGCTTCGCTATTTCAATCCAATCGGGGCACACCCCAGTGGGTTGATCGGTGAGTTGCCGATTGGTGTTCCCAATAACCTGGTTCCTTTTATTACACAAACTGCCATCGGACTTCGAAAAAAGTTAACCGTTTTCGGAAACGATTATAACACACCCGATGGTTCGTGTGTGCGTGATTTCATTCATGTGATGGACCTGGCCGAGGTACATGTAAAAGCGCTGCAATATTTAGCGAACGATTCGCGCAAAAACGTGTATGACGTATTTAATGTTGGCACCGGTAAAGGTGCTTCTGTGTTGGAATTGGTGAACACGTTTATCCGGGCTACAGGAGCCAAGCTCCCGTTTGTCATTGGCCCGCGCAGACCGGGTGATGTGGAGAAAGTCTATGCCGACCCAACACGTGTTAATAACGCGTTAAAGTGGGAAGCCCGCTACTCTATGGAGGATGGCCTGAAACATGCCTGGGCCTGGGAGCAAAAGCTTCATAAAAGCCAGTAA
- a CDS encoding nucleotide sugar dehydrogenase, with protein sequence MDKIGIIGLGYVGLPLAVEFGKVMDVVGFDINKERIAELKKGHDRTREVEDHELKAATKLTFSHDLNDLKSVNYFIVTVPTPVDEYRKPDLRPLQSASKTVGSVIKKGDIVIYESTVYPGCTEEDCVPIIEQVSGLKYNVDFFCGYSPERINPGDKLHRVTTIKKVTSGSTPDVAEKVDQLYQKVIQAGTHKASSIRVAEAAKVIENAQRDINIAFVNELALIFDKMGIDTHEVLEAAGTKWNFLPFKPGLVGGHCIGVDPYYLTYKAESMGYHPEVILAGRRINDNMGAHIAGNVIKLMAKNQLPVYGADVLVMGITFKENCPDIRNSKVVDVINELKSYGTNVDIYDPQADNEEVKHEYGLSLVNKLSKKYHAIVLAVGHDEFKSLDWSVIKQSNTVVYDVKGFLDKSITTSRL encoded by the coding sequence ATGGATAAAATCGGAATTATTGGATTAGGATACGTTGGACTGCCCCTGGCTGTTGAATTCGGCAAGGTGATGGATGTTGTTGGTTTTGACATCAACAAAGAACGCATTGCCGAGTTAAAAAAAGGTCATGACCGTACACGCGAAGTGGAAGACCATGAACTGAAAGCAGCTACGAAACTTACCTTCTCGCACGACCTGAACGATCTGAAGTCAGTAAATTATTTTATTGTAACCGTACCCACACCGGTTGATGAATACCGAAAGCCCGATTTACGTCCGTTACAAAGCGCCAGCAAAACCGTAGGTTCCGTAATCAAAAAAGGAGACATCGTCATTTATGAATCCACGGTCTATCCCGGTTGTACCGAAGAAGATTGCGTGCCTATTATCGAACAGGTTAGCGGCCTGAAATACAATGTTGACTTCTTCTGCGGCTATTCTCCTGAGCGCATTAACCCGGGTGATAAACTGCATCGTGTTACCACCATCAAAAAAGTTACCAGCGGAAGCACCCCAGATGTAGCTGAAAAGGTTGATCAACTCTACCAAAAAGTAATCCAGGCCGGTACGCACAAAGCCTCTTCTATTCGAGTAGCCGAAGCCGCAAAGGTTATTGAAAATGCGCAACGCGATATCAATATCGCTTTCGTAAATGAGCTAGCGCTGATTTTTGACAAAATGGGCATCGACACGCACGAAGTGTTGGAAGCTGCCGGAACGAAGTGGAATTTCCTTCCCTTCAAACCTGGATTGGTTGGCGGGCATTGCATTGGTGTTGATCCGTACTACCTCACCTACAAAGCTGAAAGCATGGGGTATCACCCTGAAGTGATTTTAGCCGGCCGGAGAATCAATGACAACATGGGGGCACACATTGCAGGCAACGTCATCAAGTTGATGGCAAAAAATCAACTGCCGGTTTATGGAGCAGATGTACTGGTGATGGGCATTACCTTCAAGGAAAACTGTCCGGATATCCGAAACAGCAAGGTGGTGGATGTAATCAACGAACTAAAAAGCTACGGAACCAATGTAGACATTTACGATCCGCAAGCCGACAACGAAGAAGTTAAGCACGAATACGGGTTATCTTTAGTTAACAAACTTTCAAAAAAATACCACGCCATTGTATTAGCTGTTGGTCATGATGAATTCAAGTCGCTTGACTGGAGTGTCATCAAACAATCCAATACGGTGGTATATGATGTGAAGGGATTCCTCGACAAATCAATTACAACCTCCCGACTTTAA
- a CDS encoding NAD-dependent epimerase, which produces MTTKNKVLITGAAGFIGFHLSKRLCAEGYAVTGTDNLNDYYDVTLKQSRLNILKSLPDFTFVEADLTDKKKIDALFKEHQFKYVVNLAAQAGVRYSLTNPYAYLESNMHGFLNILEACRHNKTEHLVYASSSSVYGANKKMPFSVHHNVDHPLSLYAASKKSNELMAHTYSALYNLPTTGFRFFTVYGPYGRPDMALFIFTKAIVEGKPIDVYNHGKMLRDFTYIDDIVEGIKRLVPLAPKPNASWDGHQPDPATSFAPYKIYNIGNNKPVQLLRFIEVIEEKLGKKAIKNFMPIQDGDVPETYADVDDLMRDAGFKPATSIEDGIGKFIEWYTEYYKIKK; this is translated from the coding sequence ATGACTACCAAAAATAAGGTTTTGATCACAGGCGCTGCAGGCTTCATCGGGTTTCACCTGAGCAAGCGGCTTTGTGCCGAAGGGTATGCCGTAACCGGCACCGACAACCTGAACGATTACTACGATGTAACGCTGAAACAATCGCGGTTAAACATCCTTAAATCGTTACCGGATTTTACGTTTGTTGAAGCTGATCTAACAGACAAAAAGAAAATTGATGCCTTGTTCAAGGAGCATCAATTTAAATACGTAGTAAACCTGGCCGCACAGGCCGGTGTGCGTTACTCCCTCACCAACCCGTACGCATACCTGGAAAGTAACATGCATGGCTTTCTGAATATCCTGGAAGCTTGTCGTCATAACAAAACGGAGCATCTCGTGTATGCATCATCCAGCTCGGTGTATGGTGCCAATAAAAAGATGCCGTTCTCGGTGCACCACAATGTTGATCATCCGCTCTCGTTGTATGCCGCTTCAAAAAAGTCGAATGAATTGATGGCACATACCTACTCAGCGTTATATAATTTACCCACAACGGGATTTCGTTTCTTTACGGTATATGGTCCGTATGGAAGACCCGATATGGCGCTGTTCATTTTCACGAAAGCGATTGTGGAAGGAAAACCCATTGATGTGTACAACCACGGTAAAATGCTTCGCGACTTTACCTACATTGATGATATTGTTGAAGGTATTAAACGCCTTGTACCATTAGCACCAAAACCAAACGCAAGTTGGGATGGTCATCAACCCGATCCTGCCACCAGTTTTGCGCCTTACAAAATTTATAACATCGGTAACAATAAGCCGGTGCAGTTGCTTCGTTTCATTGAAGTAATCGAAGAGAAGCTTGGAAAAAAAGCCATCAAGAATTTTATGCCCATCCAGGATGGCGATGTGCCTGAAACCTATGCCGATGTGGATGACTTGATGCGCGATGCCGGATTTAAACCTGCTACCAGCATTGAAGATGGCATTGGCAAATTCATTGAGTGGTATACGGAATACTATAAAATCAAGAAATAA
- a CDS encoding heme exporter protein CcmB: MNRIIVQLLKKEFILELRRKSVIAGLGLYLFSLIFICYLTFNLKQNSISPATWSALFWLTILFSVVNSVAKSFIGEKKGVFIYLYTIASPQQIIISKILYNALLSLLISLTGYFLFSIFIFNPVQDQLTFFLVLLLTSIGFSTSLSLISGIAAKANNSNVLMAVLSFPVVISILLMAVRATKNALDGLELSASSDELLNLLAINIISGALGYILFPYIWRS; the protein is encoded by the coding sequence TTGAACAGAATTATCGTACAGCTACTGAAGAAAGAGTTCATCCTGGAGCTCAGGCGTAAGTCGGTTATTGCCGGCCTTGGACTTTACCTGTTCAGCCTGATTTTTATCTGCTACCTCACGTTTAACCTGAAGCAAAATTCCATCAGCCCCGCCACCTGGTCAGCTTTGTTTTGGCTCACTATTTTATTCTCGGTAGTGAATAGCGTAGCTAAAAGTTTTATTGGCGAAAAGAAAGGGGTATTCATTTACCTGTACACGATTGCCAGTCCGCAGCAGATTATTATTTCAAAGATTCTTTACAATGCTTTACTCAGCTTGCTGATTTCGCTAACCGGTTATTTTTTGTTCTCGATTTTTATTTTCAATCCCGTACAGGATCAGCTTACATTTTTCCTGGTGTTGTTACTGACTTCTATCGGTTTCTCTACTTCGTTGAGTTTAATCTCCGGCATCGCGGCAAAAGCAAACAACAGCAATGTATTGATGGCTGTGCTTAGTTTTCCGGTGGTGATTTCCATTTTGCTGATGGCCGTTCGGGCTACAAAAAATGCGTTGGATGGATTGGAACTTTCTGCCAGTTCAGATGAGTTGTTAAACCTGCTGGCGATTAATATTATTTCCGGTGCGTTGGGGTACATTTTGTTCCCGTATATTTGGCGCAGTTAA
- a CDS encoding cytochrome c biogenesis protein — MKTWLKIVAVVLLVYVHTAGLLMDVPRLNILNETVRALYFHVPMWFGMVLLYMMSVYYAVRYLRNPLSDFDTYSVTYAHVGTAFGVLGMVTGMLWANYTWGSPWHGDPKQNGAAIALLVYLAYFVLRGSLENEEQRARLGAVYNIFAFAAMIPLIFIIPRLTSSMHPGSGGNPGFNAYDLDSRMRLVFYPAVLAWFLIGLWIVNIRVRIKKLEEREIQR, encoded by the coding sequence ATGAAGACCTGGTTAAAAATAGTAGCCGTTGTTTTGTTGGTGTACGTGCATACAGCCGGATTGTTAATGGATGTACCACGGCTGAATATTTTAAATGAAACCGTGCGTGCCTTGTATTTTCACGTGCCCATGTGGTTTGGCATGGTGTTGTTGTACATGATGTCGGTGTACTATGCTGTTCGTTACCTGCGTAATCCATTGTCTGATTTTGATACCTACTCGGTTACGTACGCTCATGTAGGCACTGCGTTTGGTGTATTGGGTATGGTTACCGGTATGCTGTGGGCGAATTACACCTGGGGTTCTCCCTGGCATGGCGATCCGAAACAAAACGGAGCAGCCATCGCGTTGTTGGTATACCTCGCGTATTTTGTGTTAAGGGGTTCGCTTGAAAATGAAGAGCAGCGCGCCCGACTGGGTGCGGTGTATAACATCTTTGCCTTTGCAGCGATGATTCCGTTGATTTTTATCATACCGCGCCTCACCAGCAGCATGCATCCAGGCAGTGGTGGCAATCCGGGTTTCAATGCCTATGATTTAGATAGTCGTATGCGCCTTGTATTTTACCCCGCAGTGTTGGCCTGGTTCTTAATCGGGTTGTGGATTGTGAATATTCGGGTGCGCATTAAAAAGTTGGAAGAGCGTGAAATTCAACGTTAG
- a CDS encoding type II toxin-antitoxin system VapC family toxin → MAKNKVVLCDTNILIELSKSNIEVVEELRSIGSANIAVSSVSAGELIVGALNKNDLNKIKKALAAIQVVYLNEVISLKSLELLEAYSLSHGLDIPDSLIAATALVNDLQLYTLNLKHFKFIKGLRLYTS, encoded by the coding sequence ATGGCCAAAAACAAAGTAGTTCTTTGCGACACCAACATTCTCATAGAGCTTTCAAAAAGCAATATTGAAGTCGTTGAAGAATTGAGAAGCATTGGATCAGCGAATATTGCGGTTAGCTCAGTTTCGGCAGGAGAACTGATTGTTGGCGCCCTAAATAAAAATGACCTCAATAAAATAAAAAAGGCACTTGCGGCAATTCAGGTTGTTTACCTCAATGAAGTAATCTCTCTCAAATCGTTGGAGCTGTTAGAGGCCTACTCATTGAGTCATGGCCTTGATATTCCAGATTCATTGATAGCAGCAACTGCACTCGTTAACGACCTTCAACTTTATACACTTAATTTGAAACATTTTAAGTTTATTAAAGGGCTTCGCTTATATACTAGCTAA
- a CDS encoding CcmD family protein: MKSIVRYAIGVVLFFLSTTVSLNAQPVEMADTMRSEGKIYVVVGIVLIVLAGLIIYLFMLDRRVKKLENGQK; this comes from the coding sequence ATGAAATCAATTGTACGTTACGCTATCGGTGTTGTTTTGTTTTTTCTTAGCACTACAGTCAGCCTTAATGCACAACCGGTAGAAATGGCCGACACCATGCGGTCGGAAGGAAAAATTTATGTAGTGGTGGGTATCGTACTCATTGTGCTGGCAGGACTGATTATCTACCTCTTTATGCTCGACCGTAGGGTAAAAAAGCTTGAAAACGGGCAGAAATAG
- a CDS encoding cytochrome c maturation protein CcmE: MKKSHIFIIVIIAVAVAIIVSSTNEASTYVTFSEAYQLASTGNSKSIHVVGELKKDTDGKVVGIEPGADKVSFSFIMVDEGGKEQQVFYNEPMPQDFTRSEKVVVIGSYKGESFYAEKILLKCPSKYQENSINAGI; this comes from the coding sequence ATGAAAAAATCGCACATCTTTATCATTGTTATTATAGCCGTGGCGGTGGCCATTATTGTGTCATCTACCAACGAAGCCAGTACATACGTTACATTTTCCGAAGCCTATCAACTGGCTTCAACCGGTAATTCCAAAAGCATTCATGTAGTAGGGGAGTTGAAAAAAGATACGGATGGAAAAGTAGTTGGTATTGAGCCTGGTGCAGATAAGGTTTCGTTTTCATTTATCATGGTAGATGAAGGCGGCAAGGAGCAGCAGGTGTTTTACAACGAACCCATGCCACAGGATTTTACCCGTTCAGAAAAAGTGGTGGTGATTGGCAGCTATAAGGGCGAATCATTCTATGCCGAAAAAATATTGCTGAAGTGTCCTTCCAAATACCAGGAGAACTCCATCAATGCGGGTATTTAA